From a region of the Mauremys mutica isolate MM-2020 ecotype Southern chromosome 12, ASM2049712v1, whole genome shotgun sequence genome:
- the LOC123345011 gene encoding olfactory receptor 1009-like, with product MKNQTTVTEFILLGFSSDPQMQIFLFLLFLFIYLITLGGNIVIMVVIRADSHLHTPMYFFLFHLSFVDICYSSVTVPKMLTNFLAEHKTISVNGCIAQMFLFILSADAEIFILSAMAYDRYAAICDPLHYVQTMSKGICVQLVSGAWTMGFFYALLNTVFALKLHFCGPNQISHFSCELPLLLQLSCTDTLTNQVVLLISALVFGLSSFLLTLISYIHIISTILRIRSAEGRHKAFSTCSSHLIVVALLYVTGFLQYTKPSSVSSVILDEMFSIQYSILTPMLNPIIYSLKNKEVKTALRNILGKFRFLN from the coding sequence atgaaaaatcaaaccaCAGTGACCGAATTTATCCTCCTGGGATTTTCCAGTGACCCACAGATGCAGATTTTCCTCTTTctgctttttttatttatttacctaATCACTCTGGGTGGTAATATAGTGATCATGGTGGTGATACGAGCTGATTCTCACCTTCACACTCCTATGTACTTCTTTCTCTTCCATTTATCCTTTGTTGATATCTGCTATTCCTCAGTCACGGTGCCTAAAATGCTGACGAACTTCCTAGCAGAGCACAAAACTATTTCTGTCAATGGCTGCATTGCCCAGATGTTCCTTTTTATCCTCTCGGCTGATGCTGAAATTTTCATTCTCTCAGCCATGGCTTATGACCGCTATGCTGCCATCTGTGATCCATTACATTACGTGCAGACAATGAGCAAAGGGATCTGTGTTCAGCTGGTAAGTGGTGCATGGACCATGGGCTTCTTCTATGCCCTTCTTAACACAGTTTTTGCCCTCAAGTTGCATTTCTGTGGGCCCAATCAAATCAGCCATTTCAGCTGTGAGCTCCCTCTTCTGTTACAACTGTCCTGCACTGACACCCTCACCAATCAAGTGGTGCTTCTTATTTCTGCTTTGGTATTTGGGTTGAGCTCCTTCCTCCTAACCCTGATCTCCTACATTcacatcatctccaccatcctgaggaTACGCTCGGCAGAGGGcaggcataaagccttctccacctgcagctcccacctgatTGTGGTTGCCTTGTTGTACGTGACAGGTTTTCTCCAGTACACAAAACCCAGCTCAGTCTCCTCTGTGATTCTGGATGAAATGTTCTCCATCCAGTACAGCATCTTGAcccccatgttaaaccccatcatctacagcctgaaaaacaaggaggtgaaaACAGCTCTAAGGAATATATTGGGGAAATTCAGGTTTCTCAATTAG